From one Candidatus Woesearchaeota archaeon genomic stretch:
- a CDS encoding N-6 DNA methylase, with the protein MDKEKTKAEIKELIDKYNKVVEEKRVNKYNEEMTKKDFILPLFRALGWNIEESNEVSAEEKISKGRVDYSFRINGIPKFFLEAKALKEDLDDPKFIEQTINYAWHKGCTWAVLTDFESVRIFNAEWKSANPLQAQFGQSLPCHLFLERFDQLWLLSRESFEQGLIDKEAEKWGKKTKKTSVDKQLLADFTRFRELLSKNIMKLNQSRNLKEEELDESIQRILDRLIFIRNCEDRELEERKLWEAKNEANILKKLREVFVYFDKQYNSKIFANHLCDSLGIDNEVLHEIIEGIYHTKDKSVSYDFSAIEADVLGNIYEQYLGHILKKSEKRAKLTENHAHRKEQGIYYTPTYIVDYIVRNTLGELLKDKNMNAEKIRILDPACGSGSFLIKAFDVLNEHYSKNDKDYNQTKLDLKTGTPFTTKVKILQNNIFGVDLDKQAVEIAQLNLLLKIAERGHRLPLLQQNIQNGNSLIDDSSIAGDKAFNWNEKFKQIMDEGGFDVVIGNPPYGYRGIPTPEIKGAYGKKYVTAEGNFDMYRFFIERSINLLREGGTLGFIIPNTFLTAISYKKLRTYILDNCTIEEIVDVGLAVFEGVTVESIILILEKNSVKNERNRQNVSISICRSRDKSITDPTSTYFISQSKFNETKDNNFNIYLDQKTSHITKRIENSSVSLEKIAYVTVGINTGYIKNVLVANKKVDNRYHKLLSGRDISRYFLKWPGQWILYDKKVVDSYGDKGRTLPDESIFKEDKILVQRTRRGMARKLICTLDNEQYYNLNRLGNIVMRDKGFSLKYCLGILNSKLMDYYFQKTFNEYEVKPAHLRQLPIKQVTLSQQQPLIKLVDKMLSLNKRLNEIGEKKTDERAKIEEEIKKTDAEIDELVYKIYDITTEEKKIIEENLK; encoded by the coding sequence ATGGATAAAGAAAAAACAAAGGCAGAAATAAAGGAACTTATTGATAAGTACAATAAAGTTGTAGAAGAAAAAAGAGTTAATAAATACAATGAAGAAATGACTAAAAAGGATTTTATTCTGCCTTTATTCCGTGCTTTGGGCTGGAATATTGAAGAGTCTAACGAAGTTTCAGCAGAAGAAAAAATCTCTAAAGGCAGAGTGGATTATTCTTTCAGGATAAATGGGATTCCTAAGTTTTTCTTGGAAGCAAAAGCTTTGAAAGAGGACTTGGATGACCCTAAATTTATTGAGCAAACCATAAACTACGCATGGCATAAGGGCTGTACTTGGGCGGTTCTTACTGATTTTGAAAGCGTTAGGATATTTAATGCAGAATGGAAAAGTGCTAATCCTTTACAGGCTCAATTTGGGCAATCATTGCCTTGCCATTTGTTTTTAGAGAGATTTGATCAATTATGGCTTTTGTCAAGAGAGAGCTTTGAGCAGGGTTTGATAGACAAAGAAGCAGAAAAATGGGGAAAGAAAACTAAAAAGACTTCTGTTGATAAACAGCTTTTGGCAGATTTTACTAGGTTCAGGGAGTTGCTTTCCAAAAACATAATGAAGCTTAACCAAAGCAGGAATTTAAAAGAAGAAGAACTAGACGAGTCTATCCAAAGGATTTTGGACAGATTGATTTTTATAAGAAACTGCGAAGATAGAGAACTAGAAGAAAGAAAATTATGGGAAGCTAAGAACGAAGCAAACATCCTTAAAAAGCTCAGGGAAGTTTTTGTTTATTTTGATAAACAATACAACAGCAAAATCTTTGCCAATCATTTATGCGATAGTTTGGGTATAGATAATGAGGTTTTACATGAAATAATTGAAGGAATATATCACACCAAAGATAAATCAGTTTCTTACGATTTCTCAGCTATTGAGGCAGATGTTTTAGGCAACATTTACGAGCAGTATCTAGGGCATATTTTAAAGAAAAGCGAAAAAAGGGCAAAACTTACAGAAAATCACGCACATAGAAAAGAGCAGGGAATTTACTACACACCCACTTACATAGTGGATTATATTGTAAGAAACACTTTGGGAGAATTACTCAAAGATAAAAATATGAATGCTGAAAAGATAAGGATTTTAGACCCTGCCTGCGGCTCTGGTTCGTTCTTGATTAAGGCTTTTGATGTTCTGAACGAACACTACTCAAAAAATGACAAAGACTACAATCAGACAAAGCTGGACTTGAAGACAGGAACGCCATTTACAACAAAAGTAAAAATTTTGCAGAATAATATTTTTGGCGTTGATTTGGACAAGCAGGCAGTTGAAATAGCGCAGCTTAATCTTCTATTGAAAATCGCAGAACGAGGGCATCGGTTGCCTTTGCTTCAGCAGAATATCCAGAATGGAAACAGCCTAATTGATGACTCAAGTATCGCAGGTGATAAAGCTTTCAATTGGAATGAGAAATTTAAGCAAATAATGGACGAAGGTGGTTTTGATGTTGTTATTGGGAATCCGCCGTATGGTTATCGTGGAATTCCAACTCCTGAAATAAAGGGAGCGTATGGCAAAAAATATGTAACCGCTGAAGGTAATTTTGATATGTATCGCTTCTTTATCGAACGTTCGATTAATCTTCTGCGGGAAGGAGGAACACTGGGTTTTATCATCCCTAACACCTTTTTAACTGCAATATCATACAAAAAATTACGAACGTATATCCTTGATAACTGCACCATAGAAGAAATTGTGGATGTAGGCTTAGCCGTTTTTGAAGGAGTGACAGTTGAGAGTATTATATTGATACTCGAAAAGAATTCTGTCAAGAACGAAAGAAATAGACAGAATGTCAGTATATCCATCTGTCGCTCAAGAGATAAGTCCATAACCGACCCTACTAGCACTTACTTTATATCTCAATCAAAATTTAACGAAACGAAAGACAACAACTTTAACATTTATCTAGACCAGAAGACAAGCCACATAACTAAAAGGATTGAAAACAGCTCGGTATCTCTTGAAAAGATAGCCTATGTAACTGTGGGGATAAATACGGGTTACATAAAAAACGTTTTGGTGGCCAACAAGAAGGTAGACAACAGATACCATAAACTTCTAAGTGGAAGGGACATATCTCGGTACTTCCTTAAGTGGCCTGGGCAATGGATATTATACGATAAAAAAGTTGTAGACAGTTATGGGGACAAAGGACGAACATTACCTGATGAATCAATCTTTAAAGAAGATAAGATACTTGTACAAAGAACAAGAAGAGGTATGGCAAGAAAACTTATCTGCACTCTTGATAACGAGCAGTACTACAATCTCAATAGGCTTGGCAATATAGTAATGCGAGACAAAGGTTTTTCATTAAAGTACTGTTTAGGTATCCTAAACTCAAAGCTAATGGATTACTATTTCCAAAAAACGTTTAATGAATATGAAGTAAAACCTGCACACCTACGGCAGCTACCGATTAAGCAAGTCACTCTATCTCAACAGCAACCCCTAATAAAACTTGTAGATAAAATGCTCTCCCTAAACAAACGCCTAAACGAAATCGGCGAGAAGAAGACAGATGAAAGGGCTAAAATCGAGGAAGAAATAAAGAAAACTGACGCTGAAATTGACGAGCTTGTCTATAAGATTTATGACATAACTACAGAAGAAAAGAAGATCATTGAGGAGAATTTGAAATGA
- a CDS encoding helicase-related protein, with protein MKKTSMPPKEIEQLTDDPSLNIALDTIKIKKQALIFVNTKRSAEKTAEEIAKKLRIGDESLNELSEKALHAIAQPTRQCIRLSECLKKGVAFHHAGLHHKQKELIEESFRKGAIKIICSTPTLAYGLDLPAFRSVLKDLKRYGHQGYQYIPVLEFLQMAGRAGRPKFDSFGEAICIASSEPEKEKIYEKFILGEPEEISSKLAVEPVLRTYLLSLIASNLVNTKIQIMEFFEKTFWAFQFKDMEKLEAIILRMLGLLEEWKFIKSSAKEDFKSANALENESYDATLIGKRVAELYIDPLTAHHLITCLKNSSVVTVHSFSLLQIISHTLEMRPLLTVKTKEWDEVQEKLASYENNLLEKEPTLYEEEYDEYLNSVKTALFFEEWVNEKNEEYLLEQYNIRPGETRAKLNIADWLLYASEELSRILEIKPMLKEILKLRFRLKYGVKEELLPLMKLKHIGRARGRMLFNNGIKDIADVKKADLTALTQILGSNTAIDIKKQVGEDFEKMKVKENKRKGQISLADWGE; from the coding sequence ATGAAAAAAACAAGTATGCCTCCGAAAGAAATAGAGCAATTGACAGATGACCCTTCGCTAAATATTGCGCTCGACACAATCAAAATAAAAAAACAGGCTTTGATTTTCGTAAATACAAAAAGATCAGCTGAAAAAACAGCTGAAGAAATTGCAAAAAAGCTCAGAATAGGGGATGAAAGCCTTAACGAGTTATCAGAAAAAGCATTGCATGCAATTGCGCAGCCGACAAGGCAATGCATAAGGCTTTCAGAGTGCCTAAAAAAAGGCGTCGCATTCCATCATGCCGGGCTGCATCACAAGCAGAAAGAGCTGATTGAAGAAAGTTTTAGGAAAGGTGCAATAAAAATAATTTGTTCTACACCAACACTTGCATATGGTTTGGATTTGCCGGCATTCCGCTCTGTGCTGAAGGATCTCAAAAGATACGGGCATCAGGGCTATCAATACATTCCTGTGCTTGAATTCTTGCAGATGGCTGGCAGAGCCGGGCGCCCTAAATTCGACAGCTTCGGGGAAGCAATCTGCATTGCATCATCAGAGCCTGAAAAAGAAAAGATATATGAAAAATTCATTTTAGGCGAGCCGGAAGAGATATCTTCAAAGCTTGCAGTTGAGCCTGTTTTAAGGACTTATCTGCTTTCGTTAATCGCTTCAAATCTTGTAAATACAAAAATCCAGATAATGGAGTTTTTTGAAAAAACATTCTGGGCATTCCAGTTCAAGGACATGGAAAAGTTAGAAGCGATAATTTTGAGGATGCTTGGCTTATTGGAAGAATGGAAATTCATAAAAAGCTCCGCAAAAGAGGATTTTAAATCTGCGAATGCTCTTGAAAACGAATCTTATGACGCAACATTGATTGGAAAAAGAGTTGCAGAGCTTTACATTGATCCATTGACAGCGCATCATCTGATAACATGCCTAAAAAACAGCAGCGTTGTGACTGTGCATTCTTTTTCGCTTCTGCAAATTATATCGCATACTTTGGAAATGCGGCCTTTGCTGACTGTCAAAACAAAAGAATGGGATGAAGTGCAGGAAAAGCTTGCAAGTTACGAAAATAATCTGCTGGAAAAAGAGCCGACTCTTTACGAAGAAGAATATGATGAATATCTTAATTCTGTTAAAACAGCATTGTTTTTTGAAGAATGGGTTAATGAAAAGAACGAGGAATATTTGCTGGAGCAATACAATATAAGGCCTGGCGAAACCAGGGCAAAGCTGAATATTGCAGACTGGCTGCTTTATGCTTCTGAGGAATTGTCGAGAATTTTGGAAATAAAGCCTATGCTTAAAGAAATTCTGAAATTAAGGTTCAGGCTGAAATACGGCGTTAAGGAAGAATTATTGCCTTTGATGAAATTAAAGCACATTGGGAGAGCCAGGGGAAGAATGCTTTTCAATAATGGAATCAAAGATATTGCAGATGTCAAAAAAGCTGATTTGACTGCATTGACGCAGATCCTTGGATCCAATACTGCAATAGACATTAAGAAGCAGGTTGGAGAGGATTTTGAGAAGATGAAAGTCAAGGAGAACAAAAGAAAAGGGCAGATTTCTCTGGCAGATTGGGGCGAGTAA
- a CDS encoding prephenate dehydrogenase/arogenate dehydrogenase family protein — protein MTELVGIIGGAGEEGSHFADIIKNAKKQNLEIAISDIDVEKAKRLCSERGYIHMSSEELVDKSNLVIFSLPIMDIIGKNIERITESEIKRLAGKANEAIADLTSTKTKSVQAMIKYSKPNVEIFSVHGMYRPTVSPLGQNVLFVPERPKEGGPWFNRLMAIFDKNRANTDILRDSHDHDLEMGPLQVKPQAIAYLFLSMLEQLSEKVGLERLQKHSTLLFRLMLDAAGRVVANPNQGKMYGAIQIENPITKEVYALLKKNLDHLENLALSGDLQGFDDLHKRLNKFLGNYAKIAEERTDKIMGHPIGIEVYFEREIGDTIKETLKPFNPDIRRYKEYLDTTKIPDGELTKIRRVFPLAKCVPHGVECYKEGVDVFYLHNKNHPRYKNKKIRFSPAVPPGLEKLDVEKLENVNNLLTAILSGEKKSDHEMSEMIKASYEGVQVIGGFLDSLKRFNTKNQKYERVQMFNRFGDPFLNIFDTWNRIEELSSLGHLVAYRTEK, from the coding sequence ATGACAGAACTAGTTGGAATAATCGGCGGAGCGGGGGAAGAGGGATCTCATTTTGCAGACATTATAAAAAATGCAAAAAAGCAGAATTTAGAAATTGCCATATCTGATATTGATGTTGAAAAAGCCAAAAGATTATGTTCTGAAAGGGGCTATATTCATATGAGTTCTGAAGAGCTAGTTGATAAAAGCAATCTTGTGATTTTTTCTTTGCCGATCATGGACATTATCGGAAAAAATATTGAGAGGATTACGGAATCAGAAATAAAAAGATTGGCTGGCAAAGCTAATGAAGCCATAGCTGATCTTACTTCTACAAAAACAAAGTCTGTCCAAGCCATGATTAAATATTCAAAGCCGAATGTAGAGATATTTAGCGTCCATGGAATGTATAGGCCGACTGTATCGCCTTTAGGGCAGAATGTGCTGTTTGTTCCCGAGAGGCCTAAAGAGGGCGGCCCCTGGTTTAACAGATTAATGGCTATTTTTGACAAAAATAGGGCGAATACAGACATATTACGCGATTCTCACGACCATGATTTAGAAATGGGCCCTTTACAGGTTAAGCCCCAGGCAATAGCTTATTTATTCCTGTCAATGCTTGAACAGCTGTCTGAAAAGGTCGGTCTTGAAAGGCTGCAGAAGCATTCCACATTGCTTTTTAGGCTGATGCTGGATGCAGCTGGAAGAGTTGTAGCAAATCCCAATCAAGGCAAAATGTATGGCGCCATACAAATTGAAAATCCAATAACTAAAGAAGTATATGCTTTATTAAAGAAGAATTTAGACCATCTAGAAAATCTAGCTCTTTCAGGTGACCTTCAAGGATTTGATGATTTGCATAAAAGACTAAACAAATTTTTAGGCAACTATGCCAAGATTGCAGAAGAAAGAACAGACAAAATAATGGGCCACCCCATTGGCATTGAAGTTTATTTTGAAAGAGAAATAGGTGATACTATAAAAGAGACGCTTAAGCCATTTAATCCAGATATACGAAGATACAAGGAATATTTAGACACCACGAAAATTCCAGATGGAGAACTAACTAAAATAAGGAGGGTATTTCCGCTTGCAAAATGTGTCCCTCATGGAGTAGAATGCTATAAAGAAGGAGTGGATGTCTTTTATCTTCACAATAAAAATCACCCCCGGTATAAAAATAAAAAGATCAGGTTCTCACCTGCTGTACCTCCTGGTTTAGAGAAGCTAGATGTAGAGAAATTAGAAAATGTCAATAACCTGCTAACTGCAATATTAAGCGGCGAAAAAAAGTCAGATCATGAAATGTCTGAAATGATTAAAGCCAGTTATGAAGGTGTACAAGTGATTGGGGGATTTCTTGATAGCCTGAAAAGATTTAACACAAAAAATCAAAAATATGAAAGGGTGCAGATGTTCAATAGATTTGGCGATCCTTTCTTGAACATATTTGATACATGGAACAGAATAGAAGAATTATCATCATTAGGGCATTTGGTTGCTTATAGGACTGAAAAATAA
- a CDS encoding transcription initiation factor IIB: MPEMVKKCPECGGINLFWNKDKGEIICKDCGLVIEDKMVDFTQEWRNFEDEGGESKRRGGAPMTYTQYDQGLGTEVGQHGDLYQLGSKARNKFFRLRKWQYRISTAIERNLKLALAELKRVSSYLKLPKSVEEESSRIYTLAVQRGLVRGRSMESVVAGALYAACRRHEVPRTLDELSEASGIEKKEIGRTYRFVTRELGITILPSNPADYIPRFASALKLSPETQSKSVEILERAQKAELTSGRGPTGIAAAALYVAALMHGEKRTQREVADVAGVTEVTIRNRYKELLDELDLEKEIKKVKKKRKK; encoded by the coding sequence ATGCCTGAAATGGTCAAAAAATGCCCTGAATGCGGCGGAATAAACTTATTCTGGAATAAAGATAAAGGGGAGATTATCTGCAAAGACTGCGGACTTGTTATTGAAGACAAAATGGTTGATTTCACGCAGGAATGGCGTAATTTTGAAGACGAAGGGGGCGAATCAAAAAGAAGGGGCGGCGCTCCTATGACATACACGCAGTATGATCAGGGATTAGGTACAGAAGTCGGCCAGCATGGCGATTTATATCAATTAGGAAGCAAAGCCAGAAACAAGTTTTTCAGGTTAAGAAAATGGCAGTATAGGATTTCTACAGCTATTGAAAGGAACTTAAAGCTTGCGCTGGCTGAATTGAAAAGAGTCAGCTCTTATCTGAAGCTTCCAAAGTCTGTTGAAGAAGAATCATCAAGAATTTACACTTTGGCTGTGCAGCGCGGTCTGGTTAGAGGAAGAAGCATGGAATCTGTTGTTGCCGGAGCTTTATATGCTGCCTGCAGAAGGCATGAAGTTCCTCGTACATTGGATGAATTAAGCGAGGCATCTGGAATTGAGAAAAAGGAAATCGGAAGAACTTATCGTTTTGTAACAAGAGAATTGGGCATAACAATACTGCCTTCAAATCCTGCTGATTACATTCCAAGATTTGCATCTGCCCTGAAATTAAGCCCTGAAACACAGAGCAAGTCTGTTGAGATATTGGAAAGGGCGCAGAAAGCCGAATTAACATCCGGAAGAGGGCCAACAGGAATTGCAGCAGCTGCTTTGTACGTCGCAGCCTTGATGCACGGAGAGAAAAGAACGCAGAGGGAAGTCGCAGATGTTGCAGGCGTGACAGAAGTCACGATCAGGAACAGATACAAGGAATTACTGGATGAGCTTGATCTTGAGAAAGAGATTAAGAAAGTGAAGAAGAAAAGGAAGAAATAA
- a CDS encoding winged helix-turn-helix domain-containing protein has protein sequence MRDIAKNEMLFILGIFKNPATEYNASSIARAMGISPMGALKIARRIEKEGIIVSRQLGRARFYQLALENDYVREYIKFLLKREAEQASSYVKVWLREISKIKNADFALLFGSVLNKQKEAKDVDVLLAAEQKRFQKLKKEVEKINFVNIKKLHPIYQSKEDIKSNIKKQDKIILNAIKGIVAFGEDTFIDVMKR, from the coding sequence ATGAGAGACATAGCCAAAAACGAGATGCTCTTTATCCTGGGCATCTTCAAAAATCCAGCAACAGAATATAACGCGAGCAGCATAGCGAGAGCTATGGGAATCAGCCCGATGGGCGCTTTGAAGATAGCAAGAAGGATTGAAAAGGAAGGGATAATAGTTTCAAGGCAATTGGGGAGAGCAAGGTTTTATCAATTAGCTCTTGAAAATGATTACGTAAGGGAATACATAAAATTTCTGCTGAAAAGAGAAGCAGAGCAGGCTTCAAGCTACGTAAAGGTGTGGCTGAGGGAAATCAGCAAAATAAAAAATGCAGATTTTGCACTATTGTTCGGCTCTGTCTTAAATAAGCAGAAGGAAGCGAAAGATGTAGATGTGCTTCTCGCTGCAGAACAAAAAAGATTTCAAAAGCTTAAGAAAGAAGTGGAAAAAATAAATTTCGTAAACATAAAAAAGCTGCATCCCATATACCAATCAAAAGAAGATATTAAGAGCAACATTAAAAAACAGGATAAGATAATACTGAATGCCATAAAAGGCATAGTTGCTTTTGGGGAGGACACATTTATAGATGTGATGAAAAGATGA
- the prs gene encoding ribose-phosphate diphosphokinase: MANFKDTFITPEKFEELKFKELAGPNGWLLFVACNSGIELAKKVEESYEKRLKENKSELKVVPLLCGGKNGEPMTMIFDDTETRPRLPEHVAGSNAFVFQSVLDRTSNITVNDNLMQLLQMIRTLKVHRAKKITAVTPYSAYSRQDKPTFHQREATLAKLVADLLITAGMDEILFYHLHTDAIKGFYEPHGVIALTGLDLFIETSEKFRGLKNVIAISTDAGGAKFTIHYAEAMGIDYGITSKVRPKDQEANILGVIGELDGKNIALITDDETVTANSIIGAAKSLSEERNINEIYAAISHNKLNKKSIPKLIEANEKYNLKELHVTDSIPQTKEVLELPFVKVHALTERITYTINRLHYNQSVREIFYRSNK; this comes from the coding sequence ATGGCTAATTTTAAAGACACATTTATAACACCTGAAAAATTTGAAGAGCTTAAATTCAAAGAATTGGCAGGGCCTAATGGCTGGCTGTTATTTGTAGCCTGTAATTCTGGAATAGAATTGGCTAAAAAGGTAGAAGAAAGTTATGAAAAAAGACTTAAAGAGAACAAAAGCGAATTAAAAGTGGTTCCATTATTATGCGGAGGCAAAAATGGAGAGCCAATGACCATGATATTTGATGATACAGAAACAAGACCCAGGCTTCCCGAACATGTTGCAGGCTCAAATGCATTTGTTTTCCAGTCTGTCCTTGACAGAACATCCAACATAACTGTAAATGATAATCTGATGCAGCTTTTACAAATGATTAGGACTTTAAAAGTACATAGAGCAAAAAAAATAACTGCTGTAACTCCTTATTCTGCATACTCGAGGCAAGATAAGCCAACATTTCATCAAAGAGAGGCAACATTAGCGAAACTAGTTGCTGATTTGTTAATAACTGCAGGCATGGATGAGATTTTATTTTACCATTTGCATACAGACGCTATAAAAGGATTTTATGAGCCTCACGGGGTAATAGCACTAACTGGCCTGGATTTGTTTATCGAAACATCTGAAAAATTCAGGGGCTTAAAAAATGTGATAGCTATTTCAACAGATGCAGGTGGAGCTAAATTTACAATACATTATGCAGAAGCAATGGGTATCGACTATGGCATCACAAGCAAAGTCAGGCCGAAAGATCAAGAAGCAAATATTTTAGGAGTCATAGGTGAACTAGATGGGAAAAATATAGCATTAATAACAGATGATGAAACAGTCACAGCCAACTCAATAATAGGCGCTGCTAAGTCTTTATCGGAGGAGCGCAATATTAATGAAATATATGCCGCTATTTCTCATAATAAGTTAAATAAAAAATCAATACCTAAACTAATTGAAGCCAATGAAAAGTACAATCTTAAAGAGTTGCATGTTACAGACTCAATTCCTCAGACAAAAGAAGTTTTAGAACTGCCGTTTGTAAAGGTTCACGCATTGACGGAAAGAATTACTTACACAATTAACAGATTACACTACAATCAGTCTGTAAGAGAAATATTTTACAGATCAAATAAATAA
- a CDS encoding DUF1016 N-terminal domain-containing protein — MKKLTNPKDYSSLITDIGSLLEQGRKQAYQAVNTILVRTYWEIGKRIVEFEQHGKEKAEYGSALLENLSKDLKLRHGKGFSKSNLIYMRLFYLKYKKSETLSHQLSWSHYFELLKIEDDLERSFYEIELSKKRQVIETAKDLIKDPYVLEFLKIPEDYSYSEKELEQKIIDNSTNLTKTL; from the coding sequence ATGAAAAAACTAACAAATCCGAAAGACTATTCTTCATTAATAACAGATATAGGCTCTTTACTCGAGCAAGGCAGAAAGCAGGCATATCAGGCAGTTAATACAATTCTTGTCAGAACATACTGGGAAATAGGTAAGAGAATAGTTGAATTTGAGCAGCACGGAAAAGAAAAGGCAGAATACGGCTCTGCGCTTTTGGAAAACCTTTCCAAAGACTTGAAACTAAGGCATGGAAAAGGGTTTAGCAAAAGCAATCTGATATACATGAGGCTGTTTTATCTTAAATACAAAAAAAGTGAGACGCTGTCTCACCAATTGTCATGGAGCCATTATTTTGAGCTTCTAAAGATAGAAGATGATTTAGAAAGGTCATTTTATGAAATAGAGCTATCAAAAAAAAGGCAAGTTATAGAAACTGCCAAAGATTTGATAAAAGATCCGTATGTGCTGGAATTTCTGAAAATACCTGAAGATTACAGCTACTCTGAAAAAGAACTTGAACAGAAGATTATTGATAATAGTACAAACTTAACGAAAACTTTATAA
- a CDS encoding AbrB/MazE/SpoVT family DNA-binding domain-containing protein, whose product MLFSEKMKCFTCGKSELVRKKSEYMQFGMSLGRFDALVCPQCRETLFEGNVSEQIEKKAKELGIWGLARKTRIGTSGSSLDVKLPKQIAEFLGLKKGQEVVIEPTAKRKIEITVV is encoded by the coding sequence ATGTTATTTAGTGAGAAAATGAAATGCTTTACATGCGGAAAATCGGAATTAGTCAGGAAAAAATCAGAATATATGCAGTTTGGAATGAGCCTTGGCAGATTCGATGCTTTAGTCTGCCCGCAATGCAGGGAAACTTTGTTTGAAGGCAACGTAAGCGAGCAAATTGAAAAGAAGGCAAAAGAACTGGGGATCTGGGGCTTAGCGAGAAAGACGCGGATCGGCACTTCAGGATCGTCACTTGATGTTAAGCTACCAAAGCAGATCGCTGAATTCTTGGGCTTAAAAAAGGGCCAGGAAGTTGTTATAGAGCCCACAGCAAAGAGGAAGATAGAGATAACGGTGGTTTGA
- a CDS encoding winged helix-turn-helix domain-containing protein — translation MDCKLISFVLRAKNRRKVLLLLAKEKLTPSQIMKRTNMYESHTSRTLKELLSRKVIVCENPNERKFRFYKITSLGKKTAKDVEKILKEIGKV, via the coding sequence ATGGATTGTAAATTAATTTCATTTGTCCTCAGAGCCAAGAATAGAAGAAAAGTACTTCTTCTACTTGCAAAGGAGAAGCTAACCCCCTCCCAAATTATGAAAAGAACAAATATGTACGAATCTCATACGAGCAGGACATTAAAAGAGCTTTTGAGCAGAAAAGTAATAGTTTGTGAGAATCCTAATGAGCGTAAGTTCAGATTTTACAAAATAACTTCTTTAGGAAAGAAAACGGCAAAAGATGTGGAGAAAATTTTAAAAGAAATTGGAAAAGTTTAG
- a CDS encoding cupin domain-containing protein, whose translation MAQALKLNDSVKYQKGSVVSKEIIRKGTGTITLFAFDQGQGLSEHTAPFDAFVYILDGEAEISIDKKPFQLKEGEMIIMPANHPHSLKAKKQFKMMLVMIRS comes from the coding sequence ATGGCACAAGCATTAAAATTAAATGACTCAGTCAAGTACCAGAAAGGATCTGTTGTAAGCAAGGAAATAATACGTAAAGGCACAGGAACAATCACTCTGTTTGCTTTTGATCAGGGCCAGGGATTGAGCGAGCACACTGCTCCGTTTGACGCATTTGTTTATATACTTGACGGAGAAGCTGAAATCTCCATAGATAAGAAGCCATTTCAGTTAAAAGAAGGCGAAATGATCATAATGCCTGCCAATCATCCGCATTCATTGAAAGCAAAAAAGCAGTTCAAGATGATGCTTGTGATGATAAGATCTTGA
- a CDS encoding MGMT family protein, whose protein sequence is MASLNFNEKVLALVRKIPEGNVTTYKEIGRALKRKGQIYRAVGRALHENKCPVIIPCHRVVKSDGSIGGYSGGVKEKIKLLRKEGIEINKNKVVGFEKRMLKF, encoded by the coding sequence ATGGCATCACTTAATTTCAACGAAAAGGTTCTTGCTCTTGTCAGGAAAATACCTGAAGGAAACGTAACGACATACAAGGAGATCGGCAGGGCATTAAAGAGAAAAGGACAGATTTACAGGGCAGTCGGAAGAGCATTGCATGAGAATAAATGTCCTGTGATCATACCATGCCATAGGGTTGTGAAAAGCGATGGAAGCATTGGAGGGTATTCAGGAGGAGTTAAGGAAAAAATAAAATTATTAAGAAAGGAAGGGATTGAAATAAACAAGAACAAAGTTGTGGGGTTTGAAAAGAGAATGTTAAAATTTTGA